A DNA window from Mastacembelus armatus chromosome 11, fMasArm1.2, whole genome shotgun sequence contains the following coding sequences:
- the hey1 gene encoding hairy/enhancer-of-split related with YRPW motif protein 1, translating into MKRNHDFSSSDSELDETIEVEKESADENGNMSSPLGSMSPTTSTQVQARKRRRGIIEKRRRDRINNSLSELRRLVPSAYEKQGSAKLEKAEILQMTVDHLKMLHAAGGKGYFDAHALAMDYRGLGFRECLAETARYLSIIEGLDSTDPLRVRLVSHLNNYASQREAHSGLSHLAWGSAFGSPPAHLTHPLLLQHQQGAPLAPLSRSATSSPQTPLASTSTSSTSSSSSSSTSSSVAETHVPGRRNGSATPHSDQGPIRVSSTTATPTTVLHPTFVPSSASKLSPPLLSSLSAFPFPFSAFPVISPTTAISPPASTSSVGKPYRPWGMEIGAF; encoded by the exons ATGAAACGGAATCACGATTTTAGCTCCTCGGACAGCGAGCTGGATGAGACTATTGAGGTGGAGAAGGAGAGCGCAGATGAGAATGG GAATATGAGCTCTCCTCTCGGGTCCATGTCTCCCACTACATCCACTCAGGTGCAGGCGAGGAAAAGGCGTAGAGGA ataATTGAGAAACGACGCCGTGACAGGATCAACAACAGTCTCAGTGAGCTCCGCAGGCTGGTTCCCAGCGCCTATGAGAAACAG GGCTCAGCCAAACTGGAGAAAGCAGAGATTTTGCAGATGACTGTGGACCATCTGAAGATGCTTCATGCAGCTGGAGGCAAAG GTTACTTTGATGCCCATGCCCTGGCAATGGACTACCGAGGTCTGGGTTTCAGAGAGTGCCTTGCTGAGACGGCCCGCTACCTGAGTATAATTGAAGGCTTGGATAGCACCGACCCTCTGCGGGTCCGTTTGGTCTCCCACCTGAACAACTATGCCAGTCAAAGAGAGGCCCACTCTGGCCTGAGTCACCTGGCATGGGGCTCTGCTTTTGGATCCCCTCCTGCCCACCTGACCCACCCCCTCCTCTTGCAGCACCAACAGGGAGCACCTTTGGCACCTTTATCCCGCAGTGCCACCAGCAGCCCTCAAACTCCCCTGGCATCTACGTCCACTTcatccacctcttcctcctcttcatcgtCAACGTCCTCATCGGTTGCAGAGACTCATGTCCCAGGCAGGCGTAACGGCAGCGCCACCCCACACTCGGATCAAGGCCCAATCCGGGTGTCTTCCACCACTGCCACTCCTACTACTGTCTTGCACCCTACTTTTGTCCCCTCATCAGCATCTAAGCTCTCCCCaccactcctctcctccctctcagcATTCCCCTTCCCCTTCAGCGCCTTCCCCGTCATCTCCCCGACCACCGCCATCAGCCCCCCAGCCTCAACATCCAGTGTGGGCAAACCCTACAGACCCTGGGGTATGGAGATAGGAGCTTTCTGA